The Streptomyces bacillaris sequence CGAGGAGGAGGGGACGATGACCAGCCTGGAGGGACGGGTGCTGCGCCGCCGGGCCGCCCTCACCCCGCCCCCCGGCGTACGCACCGATCTGGAGGTGCTGCACGGGCTGGCGGTCCGGCTGGGGCAGCCCGCCGAGCGGTTCCCCACCGCGCCGCGCCCCGTCTTCGACGAGCTGCGCCGGGCCTCCAGCGGCGGCCGGGCCGACTACGCGGGCATCACCTACGAACGGCTGGACGCCGGTGAGGCGCTGTACTGGCCCTGCCCGGAGAGCCCCGGCGGCGATCACCCGGGCACCCCCCGGCTCTTCCTCGACCGGTTCGCGCACGGGGACGGTCGGGCGCGGCTGGCCGCCGTGGAGCACCGGGACGCGGCCGAACTCCCCGACGCCGAATACCCGTTGCACGCCACCACCGGCCGGGTGCTGGCCCAGTACCAGTCGGGGGCCCAGACCCGCCGGGTGCCCGCGCTCATGGCCGCCGCACCGGAGGCGCACGTCGAGATCCATCCCGGCACCGCCGCCCGGTACGGGCTGGCCGAGGGCGGTCTCGCCAAGGTGACCTCCGCGCACGGCTCCACGATCGCGCGGGTGAGGCTGGCGCGGACCCTGCGCACGGACACCGTCTTCCTGCCGTTCCACTTCCCGGGCGCCGGACGCGCCAACCTGCTGACCGGTGCGGCCCTGGACCCGACCAGCCGGATGCCCGAGTACAAGGTGTGTGCCGTACGGATCGAGCCCTGGCGGGAGCTGACGGCATGAGTCCCGCGATCACCGTCGTCGGTTATGGCCCCGCCGCGCACCGCCTGGTCCAGCGGCTGCACCACCACGGTCACCGCGGGCCCGTCACCGTGTTCGGCGCCGAGCCGCAACCGGCTTACAACCGGGCACAGTTGCTCTCCGTGCTCGACGGGACGCTGCCCTCCGGGGCGCTGGCGCTCGGGCCGCTGCCGCCGGGCGCCGAGGTCCGGACGGGCTGCCGGATCACGGCGGTGGACCCGGGCCGCCGTCTCCTGCGCGACGGTGACGGGGGCGTCCACCCCTACGAGGTGCTGGTGCTGGTCACCGGGTCCCGGCCGGTCCTGCCGCCGCTCTCCGGTGCCGGGGACCGGCGTCTTCCCGATATCCGGGTCCCGCACACGCTCCCGGGGGCCGAACCGGTGGACCGGGGGCCGGTCGTGGTGGTCGGCGGCGGGCTGCGGGGCACGGAGACCGCGTACGCGCTGGGCCGCGCCGGACACGACGTCACCCTCGTCCACCCGGGCGCCCATCCGATGCACCGGCTGCTCGACGACCGTGCGGGGGCCCTGGTGACGGGCCTGCTCGGGGAGGCCGGGGTGGCCGTGGAGACCGGGCGGCGGGCCGTCGCCGTGGAGACCGGCAAGATCGTCCTGGACGACGGGCGGCTGCTGGCCGCCGGGACCCTGCTGCTCTGCACCGGCGCCGAGCCCGACACGGTCCTGGCCCGCACCGCCCGGCTGGCCATCGGTCACGGCATCGTCGTGGACGACCGGCTCCGCACCAGCGACCCGCACATCCACGCCCTGGGCGACTGTGTCGAGGCCCCCGGCCGCCATGCCACCCTCGCCTCCGCGTGGGACCAGGCCGACGCCCTGGCCCGGACGCTCAGCGGCGGGGACGGCCGCCACGAGCCCGCCCGGCAGGTCGTCGTCCGGCCCCGGCTGCCCGCGCTCGCCGCGCTGGGCCCGCTCCAGGCGCTCGACGACCCGGGCGACGACGAGCAGGTCGTGCTGTCCGACCCGGCCGGCGGCCGCTACGGCCGCCTGGTGCTGCGCGAGGGCCGGGTACGGGCCGGGGTGCTGGTGGGCCTGCCCCGCGCCGTCGCCACCGTCGGCCGGCTCCACGCCGAGGGCCGCCCGGCGCCCCCGGACCGGCTCGCCCTGCTGCTGGGCAACGACGAGGAGTACGCGAACTCCGCCGAACTCCCGGACACGGCCGTGGTGTGCCAGTGCAACAACGTCACCAGGAAGGACCTCCACGAGGCCTGCCGACAGGGCGCCCGCGACCTCGCCGCCGTCGCCGCCGCGACCCGCGCCACCACGGGCTGCGGCAGCTGTACGGCGTTGGTGCGCCGGATCTGCGCATCCGCCGCCGCGTCATGAGCCGCCCGGTCGTGAGCCGCACGGTCCCCGGCCGCCCCGCCGTGCCTGTCGAGCCCGCTCCGCCACTCCTGCCTGTCGTGAAGGGAACCTGACGCATGACACGCGTTCTGGTCGTCGTCGGCCATGGGATGGCCGGGAACCGGCTGATCGAGGAGGTCCGGGCCGGTGACCCGGAGGGCCGGTGGCGGATCGTCGTCGCGGCGGAGGAGCCGCGCCCCGCCTACGACCGCATCTCCCTCTCCTCGTACCTGGACGGGAAGACCGCCGCCGACCTCGACATCACCGCGCCCCGGCTGCGCGCCGATCCGCTGGTGGACCTGCGGCTGAACACACGGGTCACCGGTTTCGACCGGGGCGGCCGGACGGTGGCCTGTGCCGACGGGACGGTCCTGCCGTACGACGCGCTCGTCCTGGCCACCGGCTCCCGCCCGTTCGTGCCGCCGGTGCCGGGCAAGGAGCTGACCGGCTGCTTCACCTACCGCACGATCGAGGACCTGGACGCCCTCCGTGCAGCCGTGCGGCCCGGGGAGCCCGCTGTCGTCATCGGCGGCGGCCTGCTGGGGCTGGAGGCGGCGCGGGTGCTGCGGCTGCTCGGCGGGGTGCCGCACGTCGTGGAGATGGCGCCGCATCTGATGCCCCTCCAGGTCGACGAGGGCGGTGGGCGGGTGCTCGCCCGGCTGGTGGGCGAGCTGGGGGTGGACGTGCACTGCGGCAACGGTCTCGCCTCGGTCGACGCGGGCCCCCACGGCCGGGTGGGGTCGGTGACCCTGTCGGACGGGACCGTACTGCCCGCCTCCACAGTCGTGTTCGCCGCCGGGGTGCGCCCCCGCGACGAACTGGCGGAACCGGCCGGGCTGGAGCGCGGCACGCGCGGCGGATTCCTGGTGGACGAGCGGTGCCGTACCGCCGACGAGCACGTATGGGCCGTGGGAGAGTGCGCGGCGGTGCTGGGCACCTGCTACGGCCTGGCCGCGCCCGGCTACCGGATGGCGGAGACGGTCGCGCGGCAGCTGCTGGGCTCCGCCTCGGCTGTCTTCCCGGGTGCGGACACCTCGACGAAGCTCAAGCTCCTGGGCGTGGACGTGGCCGGTTTCGGGGATGTCCACGCCCGGACCGAGGGGGCCATGGAGTTCGTCCGCGAGGACCGCGCCGCCGGCACGTACGGCAAGCTGGTCCTCGCCCGGGACGGCCGGACCCTGCTCGGCGGGGTCCTCGCCGGGGACGCCGGAGGGTACGCCGTGCTCCGCACGCTGCTCGGCCGTGAACTCACCGCCCCGCCGGAACTCCTGCTGGCCGGAGGGGAGACGCTGTGAGGGCACGACGGTCCCCTGCCGTCCGGGGGCGCTCCTCCGCCGCGGCGGAAACCCGGATGCGGATGGCGCGGACCACCCTTTAGGCTGCGCCCGCCTGACACCGGCAGCGGGAGCCGCCGCTGCCGGACGGGCCGGATCGGCCGTCAGGGGATCGGAGACGTACGGGGTATGACCAGTCAGCTGTTCGCGATCTGCTTCCGCTCGCCCCTGCCGTCGGAGTCGGCCCGCTTCTGGTCGGAGGTGCTGCGCTGGCGGCCCGCCGGGGGTACGGCCGGGGGGCCGGGCGAGGACTTGGTGCTCCTGCCGCCCGACGGGGCCGGGTTCCGGATCCGTTTTCTGCCCGGTCAGGAGCCGAAGACCGGCCAGAACCGGGCGCACTTCGACCTGACGAGCACGTCCCCGGAGGACCAGCGGGCGACGGTCGCCCGGGCGCTGGAGCACGGCGGGCGCCACATCGACGTGGGGCAGACCCCGGACGAGGGCCATGTGGTGCTCGCGGACCCGGACGGCAACGAGTTCTGCGTCATCGAGCCGGGCAACAAGTTCCTCGCCGACACCGGTCTCATCGGGGCGCTGGCCTGCGACGGTACGCAGGAGGTCGGCTACTTCTGGAGCCGGGCCCTGGGGTGGCCGCTCGTCTGGGACCAGGACGAGGAGACCGCGATCCAGTCGCCGGACGGCGGTACGAAGATCACCTGGGGCGGTCCGCCGGTGGCACCGAAGACGGGTGCGAACAGGCTCTTCCTCGAGCTGGCGCTTCCCAACAGGGTCGGCCTGGAGGCGGAGTGCGAGCGGCTGGTCGGCCTCGGCGCGACGCGGCCCGGCAGCGGCGCGGGCGACGGCGGTGACGGGGGTGTGCTGATGCTCGATCCCGACGGCAACGAGTTCACGGTCCGGGAGCCTCAGCCCCACTTCTGACGGCTCGAACCCGTGCAGGGCAGCGCCCGGAGCCCCAGGGCGACGCTGTCGTCCCGACACTCCGCGCCGGCCGCGCTCCGTACCTCCACCGACTCGTCGGGCCAGGTGGTGAACGACCACTTCTGGGTGGCGGAAGCGGAACAGTCCACGGCCCGCAGCACCTTGCCGCCGTGGTCCAGGCAGGCCCCGGTGGCGTGGTTCCGCAGCCGGTGGGTGCCGTCCGGCAGCTTCTGCGCGGTCCATCGCTGGTAGCTCAGCCCGTTGCACGCGTACGTGCGGAGGTGGTGGTCGAGGCTGTGGTCCAGGCAGGCCCCGGTCGCGCGGCTGACGAAGATCCGCGAGGTGTTCGACGGGCCCGGGCCGCCCTCCGCCGCCGTCCGGTCGCTCACCGTCCCGGTGGTCCCGGCGGGGGCTGCCGAGGTGTCGGGCGGAAGCAGCAGGGACCAGGTCAGCAGGGAACCCAGGACGGCCCCGGCCACTCCCCCGGCCGTGGCGGGAACCCAGCGACCGGACCTTCCCGGTCCGGTGAGGCGGTACCAGGGCCGGGTGCGCGGCGGCGGGCCGGGCGGCTCGGTGACGGTGGCCGGGGTGGCGGGGGCGGCCGGGGCAGGGGTGACGGGCGGCTGGGGCTGTGACAATTCCTGGGGCTCCGGCGGCGGTGGGGGCTCCGGCCGGCTCCGATCCGCGGCTTCCCAAAGGGTCCGGTACGCGATCGGGTCCGCGCCCAGCGCACGGCACAGGTCCCGGACGGTGGACCAGGGCGGGACGGTGCTGCCGCGGAAGTAGCGGGAGAGCGACGAGTCGCTGATCCGTACCCGGGTCTCCAGGTCGCGCAGGGTGCGGCCGGAGCGCTGCTGGAGCGCCCGCAGTTCGGCGCCCAGTCGGCGCGCGGCGTCCTCGGGTGCTGCGCCCGCGGCCATGGCTCCGTCCTTCCGTCCGGGCCGCGGCTGCCGCCCCGGTCGGCTCTCCCCCGTACCGGGACAGGCATGTCCCAGCAGGTCAGAACCCTAGGGACAGCGAGAACCCGGAGACAATCGGGACAAGCTTGCGAAGGCTGACGCGGTGCCGCTCCCGCCCGTCAGGAGGCCTTGAGCCGGTCCTGCTCGTCGGGCCCGAGGATGACGTCACCGTCGAACATGACGATGACGGCGGACATGACGAGGGCCGCCAGCGGGCCGGTCACCATGACGAGCAGGAACGAGATCATCCCGGCCGAGGACTGGGTGACGGCCCCGTGGTTGTCGAAGGGGACCTCGACCGCCGCCATTCCGGTGTAGTGCATGCCGGTGACGGCCACGCCCATGATCAGGCTGGCCGCGAAGCTCGCCCGGAGCCCGTGCACGGACATCGCCGCCCAGAGCGCGGCGGTCGCCGCGACCACCGCGATGAGGATCGACAGGCCCACCGTCGGGTAGGAGTAGCGCAGGCCGCCGGGGGTGTGCATGGCGGCCATGCCCAGGTAGTGCATCGCGGCGACGCCCAGGCCGGTGAAGACTCCGGCCGTGGTCAGCACCGCGGTTCCCGTGCCGCGGAAGCCGACCAGGAACACGCCGACGGCGACCACGGCTATCGCGACCAGGAGGCTGAGCACGGTGATGCCGGAGTCGTACTTCATCGACATGCCGTCGATGGTGAATCCGGCCATGGCGATGAAGTGCATGGTCCAGATGCCGCAGCCGATGGAGACCGCGCCGAGGGCGAGCCAGCCGATCCGGTTCGTCCCGCGCCGGATCGCGCGGGTGGTGCACCGCAGTCCCAGCGCCGCGCCGAGCCAGGCCATCAGGAAGGCAGCGACGGGGGTCACTGCCCCGTAGTGGAAATTGGAGACGGTGGCTTCCATGGCCGGAGTCCTTTTCGAGCGGTCGGGGCGCCCGCGGAACGGCCGGCCGGGAGGGCGGCGCGCAGCGCGGGAAGGGGTGTTCGGGCGTGCGGGGACGCGTCCGTGCCCCCGCCTCGCGTGCTCGGTCGGCTCCCGTCGGCCCAGGGCCGACCGCACTGATCAACCGATCATTTTCGGCCAACCGATATTGAGGATTCAACCACATACGCGCACGGTCGTCCGCGCGGTCGCCCGAAGTCCCCTGCCTCTCGTCCCAAGCCCCCTACCGGCCGCCCCGGTGGCCCGTCCTACAGTTCGTCGCCGAACGCTTCGGCCAGTTCGCGCCATTGCGCCCGGGGCAGCCCGGCGCCGCCCTCGTCGGCGGTGAGCACCTGGAGGGCGACATGGTCGGCACCGGCGTCGAGGTACTCCCCGGTCCGGGCCTTCACCTGCTCGGCACTGCCCAGCGCGAAGAGGGCGTCCAGCAGGCGGACGCTGCCGCCGTCCTCGAAGTCGCTCTCCGCGAACCCGAGGCGCAGCAGGTTGGCGGTGTAGTTCGGCAGCCGGAGGTACATGGCCAGCATCTCCCGGGCGGTGGTGCGGGCCCGGTCGGGATCGGTGCCGAGGACGACCGTCAGCTCCGGGGCGAGCAGGGCGTCGGGGCCGAGCGTCTCGCGGGCCTCGGCGGTGTGCTCGGTGGTGACGAGATACGGGTGGGCGCCGAGCGCCCGGTCGGCGGCCAGCCTCAGCATCTTCGGGCCGAGCGCCGCGAGGATGCGCTCCCCGGGCTCCACGGACGGGGTCGCCGCGTCGAGCGCGTCCAGGTAGCCGGCCATCGCGCTGTACGGCTTCGCGTACTGCGGCACCAGCGGGCCGTGGCTGACGCCCAGGCCGAGGACGAAGCGCCCGCGCGCGGCCTCGTCGAGGGAGGCGAGCCGGGCCGCCACCTCCTCGGCGGTGTGGCTCCAGATGTTCAGGATGCCGGTGGCGACCGTCACCGTACGCGTGGCGGCGACGACGGCGGTGGCGTCCTCGGGCGAGGGGCTGCCACCGATCCACAGCGTGCCGTATCCCAGCTCCTCCAGTTCCGCGATCGCTTCCGCGATGGCCTTCCTGCCCGCGTCGTCCGTCCGTGATCCGTGCAGGGCGCTGCTCCAGATGCCGATCCGGCCGAACGTCCCGTGCGCTGCCTCATGTGTCCGAGAAGTCATGGTGTGATCAACAGCGGCTCGGGACCGGTATTCCCGGCGCGCCAGGACGGGTGCAACGGCCCGGCTCCCGCGTCCGTACGCCCTCGGCCGCCCTTCCCCCACCGGATGGCGGGGGAAGGGCGGCCGAGGAGGCACCGGATGACGGGGCCGGTACGGGGCAGGGTCAGGGGGCGGTGCCCCAGGCGAGGGTGGAACCGACGTAGACGCCGATCCTCGTGGCATCGGCATAGGCGGTGTTGGTGGCGCGGCTGTAGTCGTCGGCCTCCTGGAAGGGCGACCAGTCGCTCTTGTTGAGCCTCAGCTGGATCTCACCGGTGGAGGCGCCCGCGGCCAGGGTTCCGCCGGAGAAGCCGGCTTCCAGGTAGTGGCTGGCGCCGGGGGCCGGCGCGCTCGCCGGACGCACGGTGTGCGTCACGGTCCCGCAGCCGCGCACCGCGTAGTCGCAGGAGGTGGAGAACGTGCTCGCACCGGCCTCGGGGGTGAACCAGTAGCGGACGGTGACCTGGGACAGATCCACGGCGCTCGTCCCGGTGTTGACCACCTGGAGGGACATACGGATCTGGTTGTCCGTCGGGGAGCTGTCGGTGTTGCGGTACTGGACCTTGAGAGCGCCCGTGCCGGTGGATCCGCCGTCGGTGGTGACCGGCACGGCTGCCGAGGCCGCCGATACGTTGCCCGCGGCGTCCTTCGCCCTGACGGTGTAGGTGTAGGCGCTCGAAGCGCTGAGGCCGGAGTCGGTGAAGGACGTCGAGGCGGTGGAGCCGACGAGCACACCGCCGCGGAGGATGTCGTAGCCGGTGACGGCCCGGTTGTCCGTGGAGGCCGTCCAGGCCAGCGTGACGCTGCTGCTGGACTTGGCCGTCACCCGCAGGCCGGTGGGCACGGTCGGCGCCTCGGTGTCGGAGCCTCCGCCGCTGCCGCCGCCGAGCGGCGGGTTGGCGTTGCGCAGGAGTTCCTGGAACTGGCCGGAGAACCAGTGCCCGGCGACCGGTGAGTCCGGCAGGGCACCCGTGAGGTTGAAGCCGTTGCGGCCGTTGCCGGTGTACGTGGGGTCGCACATCCGGTCGAAGCCCTTGCCCTCGTCGTTGTCGATGGGCTCGCTGCTGCCGTCGGACTCCCCCGGCGGCTTGGCCCAGACGTAGGCGTCGATGCCGGGCTCGGGGGCGGTCGTCGGCCGCTCGCCGATCCCCGCACCGCTCTGGTTGCACCAGTTGCCCGCGTGGATACGGCGGTCGGTCCGGCTGCCGTCGACGTAGGCGTCCACACTGGTCAGGGGCCCTGGTCCGGCGGGCCGGTTCGGACCTCCCCAGCCATTGCGGGCGGTGTCGATGAGCATGCCGATGCCGGACGCGAAGCCCTGTCGGACCAGTTCGGTGCGCAGGGCCTGGGCGAAGGAGAGTTCGTCGACGTAGTAGTTCCAGTCGACCCAGGAGGACTGACGCACCGTGGTGCCGTTCACCGAGTCCGTCACCCTGAAGTGCGGCTCCTTGAGGGCCGAGTAGTTCGCCGTGTTCACGATGAAGCCGTGCACGTCCGAGACCGAAGCGCCCTCGACGGTGGCCGCCTTCTTGAACTGCTCGGCGGCGGGGACGAAGTTGGAGTCCCAGCCGAGCCAGCCGTGGTGGGCTGCGTCCACGTAGTTGTAGACGTTGGGGATGGCCCCGAGCGTGTGCAGGGCGTACCCGATGCCCTTCTCGTAATTCCCGTTCGCCTTCATGGTCGCGCACTCCGGCGTCGAACCGGCGGTGCCGCCCGCGTTGGTCACGAGGTTGGGCAGCGAGTCGGGTTCGATGAGCGTGACGATCCGCAGGTCCGCGTAGGCGGGGTCACCGAGGATCTCCGCGATCGGGTCGATGTAGTCGCTCTTGTACCGGCCGAGTTCGGTCGGGCCGAGTTCGCCGTTGGAGGCGAGCGCGGCGCAGTCCCGGCCGGGGAGGTTGTAGATCACGACCTGGAAGAGGTCGGCGCCCTGGCTCAGCGCGGTGTCGAGGTGGGCGCGCAGCCCCCGGGCTCCGGGGGTGCCGCCTATCGCGGCTATGCGGTCCATCCAGACGAACGACGGCTCGTCCGCGATGACATCGCCGCCCGGCTCGGCGGCGGCCCTGGCGGACCAGTCGACGTTCACGTAAGGGGTGGCACCGAGGTAGGGATTGTCGACCCGCGGAGCGGCGGCCGACGCCTGGCCCGGCAGGGCGATCGCCAGGGAGGCGCCCATCACCAGGGCGGACAGTGCGGCCACCGTGCGGCTGCGGAATGCGTGCGGGGCGGTGCTTCTCGTTCTCATTGCGGCTCCGTGCTCCTCTCGTTCGTCCGCCGCCCGACGGCGGACGTGCTCAGGGATGAGACGTGCGAGGTGGTACGGGAACTCACTGTGGGAGCGCTCCCACAGTGCCGCTGCGACAAGTTCATGTCAAGGCACTCGACGCGTTCACCTAGCGGAGAAGGACAGGGGTGACAGTGGAAGCGCTCCCATCTTCCGGAGGAACCGGCGATCACCCACACGCCCCCGCCACCCCCGGCGGGCGGCGGGCCGAGCTGGCCGACTCGCCGCCCGCCGGTTCTCACTGCAGCCGCCGGATGTCACCCCGGACCCGGTAGAAGCCGCCGGCAGCCGCGTGCAGGGCGTCCACGACGTACCGCGCGCCGGGCTCGCGTATCGCACGGGGGAACTGGACGTTCCAGGAGGTGTCGTAGCCGCCGGAGACGACGTGCACCCGGAGCCGGCCGCCACCGTCCTGGACGCACTCGACGACGACCGACCCGGCGGGGGCCTGGGCGACGGTGGTGACCGCGGTGGCGGCCGTGGCGGGGGCGTACGTCGGCAGGGCGGCGGCCAGCTTCACATCGCGCGGCGCCGGGACCGTGCCCTGCTGGGCGTCCGCGATGGCCGTCTCGCTCGCGT is a genomic window containing:
- a CDS encoding FAD-dependent oxidoreductase, producing the protein MSPAITVVGYGPAAHRLVQRLHHHGHRGPVTVFGAEPQPAYNRAQLLSVLDGTLPSGALALGPLPPGAEVRTGCRITAVDPGRRLLRDGDGGVHPYEVLVLVTGSRPVLPPLSGAGDRRLPDIRVPHTLPGAEPVDRGPVVVVGGGLRGTETAYALGRAGHDVTLVHPGAHPMHRLLDDRAGALVTGLLGEAGVAVETGRRAVAVETGKIVLDDGRLLAAGTLLLCTGAEPDTVLARTARLAIGHGIVVDDRLRTSDPHIHALGDCVEAPGRHATLASAWDQADALARTLSGGDGRHEPARQVVVRPRLPALAALGPLQALDDPGDDEQVVLSDPAGGRYGRLVLREGRVRAGVLVGLPRAVATVGRLHAEGRPAPPDRLALLLGNDEEYANSAELPDTAVVCQCNNVTRKDLHEACRQGARDLAAVAAATRATTGCGSCTALVRRICASAAAS
- a CDS encoding NAD(P)/FAD-dependent oxidoreductase, producing MTRVLVVVGHGMAGNRLIEEVRAGDPEGRWRIVVAAEEPRPAYDRISLSSYLDGKTAADLDITAPRLRADPLVDLRLNTRVTGFDRGGRTVACADGTVLPYDALVLATGSRPFVPPVPGKELTGCFTYRTIEDLDALRAAVRPGEPAVVIGGGLLGLEAARVLRLLGGVPHVVEMAPHLMPLQVDEGGGRVLARLVGELGVDVHCGNGLASVDAGPHGRVGSVTLSDGTVLPASTVVFAAGVRPRDELAEPAGLERGTRGGFLVDERCRTADEHVWAVGECAAVLGTCYGLAAPGYRMAETVARQLLGSASAVFPGADTSTKLKLLGVDVAGFGDVHARTEGAMEFVREDRAAGTYGKLVLARDGRTLLGGVLAGDAGGYAVLRTLLGRELTAPPELLLAGGETL
- a CDS encoding VOC family protein encodes the protein MTSQLFAICFRSPLPSESARFWSEVLRWRPAGGTAGGPGEDLVLLPPDGAGFRIRFLPGQEPKTGQNRAHFDLTSTSPEDQRATVARALEHGGRHIDVGQTPDEGHVVLADPDGNEFCVIEPGNKFLADTGLIGALACDGTQEVGYFWSRALGWPLVWDQDEETAIQSPDGGTKITWGGPPVAPKTGANRLFLELALPNRVGLEAECERLVGLGATRPGSGAGDGGDGGVLMLDPDGNEFTVREPQPHF
- a CDS encoding helix-turn-helix domain-containing protein; protein product: MAAGAAPEDAARRLGAELRALQQRSGRTLRDLETRVRISDSSLSRYFRGSTVPPWSTVRDLCRALGADPIAYRTLWEAADRSRPEPPPPPEPQELSQPQPPVTPAPAAPATPATVTEPPGPPPRTRPWYRLTGPGRSGRWVPATAGGVAGAVLGSLLTWSLLLPPDTSAAPAGTTGTVSDRTAAEGGPGPSNTSRIFVSRATGACLDHSLDHHLRTYACNGLSYQRWTAQKLPDGTHRLRNHATGACLDHGGKVLRAVDCSASATQKWSFTTWPDESVEVRSAAGAECRDDSVALGLRALPCTGSSRQKWG
- a CDS encoding MHYT domain-containing protein, coding for MEATVSNFHYGAVTPVAAFLMAWLGAALGLRCTTRAIRRGTNRIGWLALGAVSIGCGIWTMHFIAMAGFTIDGMSMKYDSGITVLSLLVAIAVVAVGVFLVGFRGTGTAVLTTAGVFTGLGVAAMHYLGMAAMHTPGGLRYSYPTVGLSILIAVVAATAALWAAMSVHGLRASFAASLIMGVAVTGMHYTGMAAVEVPFDNHGAVTQSSAGMISFLLVMVTGPLAALVMSAVIVMFDGDVILGPDEQDRLKAS
- a CDS encoding LLM class F420-dependent oxidoreductase, translating into MTSRTHEAAHGTFGRIGIWSSALHGSRTDDAGRKAIAEAIAELEELGYGTLWIGGSPSPEDATAVVAATRTVTVATGILNIWSHTAEEVAARLASLDEAARGRFVLGLGVSHGPLVPQYAKPYSAMAGYLDALDAATPSVEPGERILAALGPKMLRLAADRALGAHPYLVTTEHTAEARETLGPDALLAPELTVVLGTDPDRARTTAREMLAMYLRLPNYTANLLRLGFAESDFEDGGSVRLLDALFALGSAEQVKARTGEYLDAGADHVALQVLTADEGGAGLPRAQWRELAEAFGDEL
- a CDS encoding glycoside hydrolase family 6 protein, translating into MGASLAIALPGQASAAAPRVDNPYLGATPYVNVDWSARAAAEPGGDVIADEPSFVWMDRIAAIGGTPGARGLRAHLDTALSQGADLFQVVIYNLPGRDCAALASNGELGPTELGRYKSDYIDPIAEILGDPAYADLRIVTLIEPDSLPNLVTNAGGTAGSTPECATMKANGNYEKGIGYALHTLGAIPNVYNYVDAAHHGWLGWDSNFVPAAEQFKKAATVEGASVSDVHGFIVNTANYSALKEPHFRVTDSVNGTTVRQSSWVDWNYYVDELSFAQALRTELVRQGFASGIGMLIDTARNGWGGPNRPAGPGPLTSVDAYVDGSRTDRRIHAGNWCNQSGAGIGERPTTAPEPGIDAYVWAKPPGESDGSSEPIDNDEGKGFDRMCDPTYTGNGRNGFNLTGALPDSPVAGHWFSGQFQELLRNANPPLGGGSGGGSDTEAPTVPTGLRVTAKSSSSVTLAWTASTDNRAVTGYDILRGGVLVGSTASTSFTDSGLSASSAYTYTVRAKDAAGNVSAASAAVPVTTDGGSTGTGALKVQYRNTDSSPTDNQIRMSLQVVNTGTSAVDLSQVTVRYWFTPEAGASTFSTSCDYAVRGCGTVTHTVRPASAPAPGASHYLEAGFSGGTLAAGASTGEIQLRLNKSDWSPFQEADDYSRATNTAYADATRIGVYVGSTLAWGTAP